The following proteins come from a genomic window of Sphingobium cloacae:
- a CDS encoding RcnB family protein has product MRKWIIWGLIAATAAPGIASAQSAAELRHDRREIRQDQRDLRHAQRHGDRRDVRDARRDVRDSRREYREDWRDYRRAHRDVYRAGSWRAPFGYSRWNAGAQLRPAYYSSRYYISDPYRYRLPRPGANMRWVRHYNDVLLVNVRTGRVMQVHRGFFW; this is encoded by the coding sequence ATGCGTAAATGGATCATATGGGGCCTGATCGCGGCGACCGCCGCGCCGGGCATCGCTTCCGCCCAGTCGGCGGCGGAATTGCGCCACGACCGCCGCGAAATCCGGCAGGACCAGCGCGACCTGCGCCACGCCCAGCGCCATGGCGACCGCCGCGACGTGCGGGATGCGCGCCGTGATGTCCGCGATTCCCGCCGCGAATATCGCGAGGACTGGCGGGACTATCGCCGGGCGCACCGCGACGTCTATCGCGCGGGCAGCTGGCGCGCGCCTTTCGGTTACTCCCGGTGGAATGCCGGGGCGCAGTTGCGCCCGGCCTATTACAGCTCGCGCTATTATATCAGCGATCCCTACCGCTACCGCCTGCCCCGTCCGGGCGCCAATATGCGCTGGGTGAGGCATTATAACGACGTGCTGCTGGTCAATGTCCGCACCGGCCGGGTGATGCAGGTGCATCGCGGTTTCTTCTGGTAA
- a CDS encoding RcnB family protein: MLRKVMLAGLMAATALGGIAPAAAQSWGERMRGRMEQPSGHAQGQPRPGGEAPRGMGRERPNQPDMPRRERPAPNWQQRAQQPDRPAPGARPAPPPRAESRWNGNGRDRDGPRPDPRPGWQNSGGRNDWRNAQPGNRPDARQPWRDGRNDDRRVNDNRRWEDRRRADNDRRWNDRDNRNWDNRRWDDRDRRNWDNRRWDDRDRANWDNRRWNDNRGWANNGRFDDRTRWANQRRWDNGWRSDRRYDWRDYRARYGDRYRAGRYYAPRGWDYGYRRFSVGIFLGAPLYANNYWLDDPLSYRLPPAYGSLRWVRYYDDALLVDVRDGYVVDVIHDFFW, from the coding sequence ATGTTGAGGAAAGTCATGCTGGCGGGCCTGATGGCCGCAACGGCGCTGGGCGGGATCGCCCCCGCCGCCGCCCAAAGCTGGGGCGAAAGGATGCGCGGCCGCATGGAGCAGCCGTCCGGTCATGCGCAGGGCCAGCCCCGCCCCGGCGGCGAGGCCCCGCGCGGCATGGGACGCGAACGGCCGAACCAGCCCGATATGCCCCGGCGCGAAAGGCCCGCGCCGAACTGGCAACAGCGCGCACAACAGCCCGATCGCCCCGCGCCCGGCGCGCGCCCCGCCCCTCCGCCACGCGCCGAATCGCGCTGGAACGGGAACGGCCGCGACCGGGACGGACCCCGGCCGGACCCCCGCCCCGGCTGGCAGAATAGCGGCGGACGGAATGACTGGCGCAACGCCCAGCCGGGGAACCGCCCCGATGCGCGGCAGCCATGGCGCGATGGCCGGAACGACGACCGCCGCGTCAACGACAACCGCCGCTGGGAGGACCGGCGACGGGCGGACAATGACCGGCGGTGGAACGATCGGGACAACCGAAATTGGGATAACCGGCGCTGGGACGACCGCGACCGCCGCAATTGGGACAACCGCCGCTGGGACGACCGCGATCGCGCCAATTGGGATAATCGGCGCTGGAACGACAATCGCGGATGGGCCAATAATGGCCGCTTCGACGACCGGACGCGCTGGGCCAACCAGCGGCGCTGGGACAATGGCTGGCGCAGCGACCGGCGCTACGACTGGCGCGACTATCGGGCGCGCTATGGCGACCGCTACCGGGCCGGGCGCTATTATGCGCCGCGCGGATGGGATTATGGCTATCGCCGCTTTTCCGTCGGAATCTTCCTGGGCGCGCCGCTCTACGCCAATAATTACTGGCTGGACGATCCCTTGTCCTACCGTCTGCCGCCCGCTTACGGATCGTTGCGCTGGGTCCGCTATTATGACGATGCGCTGCTGGTGGATGTCCGCGACGGCTATGTGGTCGACGTGATCCACGATTTCTTCTGGTAA
- a CDS encoding lysine--tRNA ligase, with translation MTVSDILRAAATASKAWPYEEARKLLKRYPPDGPQARAPEKGYVLFETGYGPSGLPHIGTFNEVLRTTMVRNAFHALSDIPTRLIAFSDDMDGLRKVPDNVPNQAMLGEHLGKPLTQVPDPFGQYESFAHHNNAMLRAFLDRFGFEYEFVSATERYRSGAFDETLKLVLRRYQAIMDIMLPTLRKERQATYSPVLPISPKSGIVLQVPVEVVDAEAGLIRFEDEGEVIEQSILSGGAKLQWKVDWAMRWVALGVDYEMAGKDLIDSVTQSSKICRALGGRPPEGFNYEMFLDEKGEKISKSKGNGLSLEQWLTYGPEESLAFYAYREPKKAKQLHMGVIPRAVDEYWQFRGNYPNQPVEQQLGNPVHHIHDGKLPEGSLPVTFGLLLNLVGVMGDASREQVWGYLRNYVADASPETYPDLDRLIGHALAYHRDFVAPTLRKRAPEVNEAAALRKLDQELAALPADASAEDIQNIVYAIGKDEAFGFAELRDWFKALYQTLLGADQGPRMGSFIALYGIGNSRKLIAEALRV, from the coding sequence ATGACCGTTTCCGATATTCTCCGCGCCGCCGCGACGGCATCGAAGGCCTGGCCCTATGAGGAAGCCCGCAAGCTGCTGAAACGCTATCCGCCCGATGGACCGCAGGCGCGCGCGCCCGAAAAGGGCTATGTGCTGTTCGAGACGGGCTATGGTCCCTCGGGCCTGCCGCATATCGGCACCTTCAACGAAGTGTTGCGCACGACCATGGTCCGCAACGCCTTCCACGCGCTGTCGGACATCCCCACGCGCCTCATCGCCTTCAGCGACGATATGGACGGCCTGCGCAAGGTGCCCGACAATGTGCCCAACCAGGCGATGCTGGGCGAGCATCTGGGCAAGCCGCTGACGCAGGTGCCCGATCCCTTCGGCCAGTATGAAAGCTTCGCGCATCACAACAATGCGATGCTGCGCGCGTTCCTCGACCGTTTCGGATTCGAGTATGAGTTCGTCTCCGCCACGGAGCGTTATCGGTCCGGCGCGTTCGACGAGACGTTGAAGCTGGTCCTGCGCCGCTATCAGGCGATCATGGACATCATGCTGCCGACGCTGCGCAAGGAGCGGCAGGCAACCTATTCCCCCGTCCTGCCGATCAGCCCGAAGAGCGGCATCGTCCTGCAGGTCCCCGTCGAGGTGGTCGATGCCGAAGCGGGCCTGATCCGCTTCGAGGACGAGGGCGAGGTGATCGAACAGTCGATCCTCTCGGGCGGCGCGAAGCTGCAATGGAAGGTCGACTGGGCGATGCGCTGGGTCGCGCTGGGCGTCGATTATGAGATGGCGGGCAAGGACCTGATCGACTCGGTCACGCAAAGCTCGAAGATCTGCCGCGCGCTGGGCGGCCGTCCGCCCGAAGGCTTCAATTACGAGATGTTCCTCGACGAAAAGGGCGAGAAGATCTCCAAGTCCAAGGGCAACGGCCTCAGCCTCGAACAATGGCTGACCTATGGGCCGGAAGAGAGCCTCGCCTTCTACGCCTATCGCGAGCCGAAGAAGGCGAAGCAGCTTCACATGGGCGTCATCCCCCGCGCGGTGGATGAATATTGGCAGTTCCGCGGCAATTACCCGAACCAGCCGGTCGAGCAGCAACTGGGCAATCCCGTCCACCATATCCATGACGGCAAGCTGCCCGAAGGGTCGCTGCCGGTGACTTTCGGCCTGCTGCTGAACCTTGTCGGCGTGATGGGCGATGCCAGCCGGGAACAGGTGTGGGGTTACCTCCGCAACTATGTTGCGGACGCCAGCCCGGAAACCTATCCCGATCTCGACCGGCTGATCGGCCATGCGCTGGCCTATCACCGCGATTTCGTCGCCCCGACGCTCAGGAAGCGCGCGCCGGAGGTGAACGAAGCGGCGGCGCTGCGGAAACTGGATCAGGAACTCGCGGCGCTCCCCGCCGATGCGTCGGCGGAGGACATCCAGAACATCGTCTACGCCATCGGCAAGGACGAGGCATTCGGCTTCGCGGAACTGCGCGACTGGTTCAAGGCGCTCTACCAGACGTTGCTGGGCGCGGACCAGGGGCCGCGCATGGGCAGTTTCATCGCGCTCTACGGCATTGGCAACAGCCGCAAACTCATCGCCGAGGCGCTCCGGGTCTGA
- a CDS encoding prolyl hydroxylase family protein — MSEIIDDGGVASAARAAMGDAVRARLDRNPMVHRIDTPHLEIYGRQDFLSAEECAGLRAIIDAGAQPSTLFSGSANAEYRTSHSCHLSPWEPLVETVTQRICAITGIAPEKGETLQGQRYTQGQEYRVHCDFFPVTASYWPRMLQSGGQRCWTAMIYLSAVEEGGETQFPKCEFMVPPVEGMILIWNNLDRDGAPNDYSLHAARPVARGTKYVVTKWFRERKWSP; from the coding sequence ATGAGCGAGATCATCGACGATGGCGGCGTCGCTTCCGCCGCCCGCGCCGCCATGGGGGACGCCGTCCGCGCGCGGCTGGACCGCAATCCCATGGTGCACCGGATCGACACGCCGCATCTGGAAATCTATGGACGGCAGGATTTCCTGAGCGCCGAGGAATGCGCCGGCCTGCGCGCGATCATCGACGCGGGCGCGCAGCCTTCCACCCTTTTTTCCGGCAGCGCCAATGCCGAATATCGCACCAGCCATAGCTGCCACCTCAGCCCGTGGGAACCGCTGGTGGAGACGGTGACGCAGCGCATCTGCGCGATCACCGGCATCGCGCCGGAAAAGGGGGAGACGTTGCAGGGGCAACGCTATACGCAAGGGCAGGAATATAGAGTCCATTGCGATTTCTTCCCCGTCACCGCCAGCTATTGGCCGCGCATGCTGCAAAGCGGGGGGCAGCGATGCTGGACGGCGATGATCTATCTGTCCGCCGTGGAGGAAGGCGGGGAAACGCAATTCCCCAAATGCGAATTCATGGTGCCCCCGGTCGAAGGCATGATCCTGATCTGGAACAATCTGGACCGGGACGGCGCGCCCAACGACTATAGTTTGCATGCCGCGCGGCCGGTCGCGCGCGGCACCAAATATGTGGTCACCAAATGGTTCCGGGAACGCAAATGGTCGCCGTGA
- a CDS encoding PilZ domain-containing protein — translation MQIQRARERITVEIPIVVTTVLDSLEGTIVDLSEGGAQVIGCSLPAKTQCQIDLDGHIVFGTVRWSEEDRMGIRFPYELTEGPLLEKLEMARAARRAPMAAYQPAYNRPSPTPYAPLMQSGFGRRTR, via the coding sequence ATGCAGATCCAGCGCGCCCGCGAACGCATCACGGTCGAAATCCCGATTGTCGTCACCACGGTGCTCGACAGCCTGGAAGGAACGATCGTCGATCTGAGCGAGGGCGGCGCGCAAGTCATCGGCTGTTCCCTTCCCGCGAAAACCCAGTGCCAGATCGACCTGGACGGCCATATCGTGTTCGGCACGGTGCGCTGGTCCGAGGAGGACCGGATGGGCATCCGTTTCCCCTATGAACTGACCGAAGGGCCGTTGCTGGAGAAGCTGGAAATGGCGCGCGCGGCGCGGCGGGCGCCGATGGCGGCCTATCAGCCCGCTTACAACCGCCCTTCCCCCACGCCCTATGCGCCCTTGATGCAGAGCGGCTTCGGGCGGCGCACCCGTTAA